The Microbacterium luteum nucleotide sequence CCGCCTCGTGTCCGCCGCCGCGGAGGCCGCGCCGGCGTGGCGCACCTCGTCGGCCGACGACCGCGCCCGCTGGCTGCGCGCCGCAGCCGACGCACTCGACGCGCACGCCGACGAGCTCGTCGCGATCGCCGACGAGGAGACCCGCCTCGGCGAGACCCGCCTGCGCGGCGAGGTCGGGCGCACGACCGGCCAGCTGCGCCTGTTCGCGAGCGTCGTCGAGGAGGGCTCGTACCTCGAGATCACGATCGACGACGCCGACGGCGCCGCCACCCCGCCGCGCCCCGAACTGCGACGGATGCTCACCGGCGTCGGCCCGGTGGCGGTGTTCTCGGCCTCGAACTTCCCCTTCGCGTTCTCCGTCGCCGGCGGCGACACCGCCTCGGCCCTCGCGGCCGGGAACCCCGTGGTCGTGAAGGCGCACTCCGGCCATCCCCGCCTGTCCGAGCGCACCGCCGAGATCGTCGCCGCGGCCCTGGAAGCGGCGGGAGCACCCGCGGGCTCGCTCGGTCTCGTCGAGGGCCGCGAAGCCGGCAACGCCCTCGTGCAGCATCCCTCGATCCAGGCCGCCGGGTTCACCGGCTCGCTGGGCGGCGGACGCGCCCTGTTCGACCTGGCGACCGGGCGAGAGGACCCCATCCCCTTCTACGGCGAGCTCGGCAGCGTCAATCCCGTGGTTCTCACCCCGGCCGCCGTCGCGCGGCGCGGTGAGGCGCTCGCGCAGGGCCTGGTCGCCTCGTTCACGCTCGGAGTCGGGCAGTTCTGCACCAAGCCGGGTGTGGTGTTCGTCCCGACCGGATCCGGCTTCGACGAGCTCGTCGCGCGCCTCGTTCCGGGCGCATCCGGTGGGCCGCTGCTTACCGATCGCATCACCGCGGCGTTCCCGTCCGGTCTCGCGCACCTCGAGGCCGACCCGTCGGTCTCGGTCGTCGCCGGATCGGCCGAACAGGCCGAGGGCACCGCGCAGCCGGTCGTGCTGAGGACCGACGCCGCCGCCGTCGCGGATCGGCCCGAGACGCTGCTCGAGGAGTGCTTCGGCCCCGTGACGCTGCTGGTCGAGTACGCCGACGACGCCGCGCTGCAGCGTGCCCTGGAGGCGGTGCCGGGCAGCCTCACGGCCACCCTGCACGCCGAGGACGACGACGCCGTCGACGACGTGCTCGAGGTGCTGCAGCGCAAGGCCGGACGCGTGCTGTTCGCCGGCTGGCCAACCGGCGTGGCGGTGACGTGGGCGCAGCAGCACGGC carries:
- a CDS encoding aldehyde dehydrogenase (NADP(+)), translated to MSTSITDLDRLVSAAAEAAPAWRTSSADDRARWLRAAADALDAHADELVAIADEETRLGETRLRGEVGRTTGQLRLFASVVEEGSYLEITIDDADGAATPPRPELRRMLTGVGPVAVFSASNFPFAFSVAGGDTASALAAGNPVVVKAHSGHPRLSERTAEIVAAALEAAGAPAGSLGLVEGREAGNALVQHPSIQAAGFTGSLGGGRALFDLATGREDPIPFYGELGSVNPVVLTPAAVARRGEALAQGLVASFTLGVGQFCTKPGVVFVPTGSGFDELVARLVPGASGGPLLTDRITAAFPSGLAHLEADPSVSVVAGSAEQAEGTAQPVVLRTDAAAVADRPETLLEECFGPVTLLVEYADDAALQRALEAVPGSLTATLHAEDDDAVDDVLEVLQRKAGRVLFAGWPTGVAVTWAQQHGGPWPATTSLHTSVGATAIRRFLRPIVFQDAPQRLLPPVLRDDAFPSLPHRRNGILTLP